GACCTGTTTTCTATAAGTCGGCTTCACGAGGCCAGGGTCGGGGTTACGTACTTACCTACCAGTTATCTCGAAGTTTCGTCGAGTTTTTCGTATGCACACTATGATGTATTAGAGGGGACATCGACCAATGGATACATCTTTAAGCTCGGGTTTTCCTGGGACTTCTGGCGGGAGATTGGCCTCCGGGCATTTCAAGGTTTTTATTACATGGATGCCCGGGACGATGACCGGGCAGTAGGATTAAATTTTGGAATATCGGAAGAAATATTCAGAGGGCTCGACCTTCAGTTCTCTTTTGCCTACGCTCACTTTGAGACAATCACTAATAAAGACGGCAACGCCTTCAGCTACATTATGGGGGCTGAATACCTCTTAACCAGAGACCTGGTATTAAAGGCTGGAGTGGAAATAAACACCAACCCGGATTTTGACAAGGATATAAGAACTAACTTAGGAGTGAGCTATTATTTCTAATAAGAAATTATTCGTGGGAGTTCTTTTTATTGTTTCTTTTCTCATCGCGGCCTTGTATGGGTGTCCCACGCAGGATGGGGAGACGGAATGGGGATGGAAAGCCAAGCGGCCTCAAAGGATGCAGGATACCTTCTCACACGAGGTGCATAAAAAGGTTTTTGAAAAAGAGGGCTTTGGCTGTTCTGTCTGCCATACAATGGGGATAGAGATTCCGGAAGAGACAGAGGAAGAGAAAATGGTTGAGATTTCTAAGGAGGCGTTCTTCCCGGGGAAAGAAACGTGTCATTTTTGTCACTACAACCCGCAGGCGGGCAACAGGGCACCGGATGAATGTGGTTTATGTCATTTCAACCTCAGGGAGATTCAGCC
The Thermodesulfobacteriota bacterium DNA segment above includes these coding regions:
- a CDS encoding cytochrome c3 family protein yields the protein MGVLFIVSFLIAALYGCPTQDGETEWGWKAKRPQRMQDTFSHEVHKKVFEKEGFGCSVCHTMGIEIPEETEEEKMVEISKEAFFPGKETCHFCHYNPQAGNRAPDECGLCHFNLREIQPANHNFDWMTKHAVFAKADEEDCQSCHSPRFCEDCHKRRDLPTLRFHDRNFRFVHAIEARANPRACGNCHELKSFCVKCHTEGGYDR